The region AAACGGCACCTTTGAGCCGCGAATTATCGAAAAACGGCAGACACGCACCGACGATATTGAAGCCAGGATTCTGGCGATGTACGCTAAAGGCATGTCCAATCGCGACATTGAAGATCATCTGCGCGACATCTACGGCGTAGAAGCCTCCGCCAGCCTAATCAGCCGCATCACGGACAAGATTATGCCAGCCGTTATGGAATGGCAGAGCCGCCCGCTTGACCCGGTGTATCCCATTGTGTTTCTAGACGGAATTGTGTTCAAAGTCCGCAAGGACAGCCGGGTTGTAAACAAATGCCTATACTCGGTTTTAGGTATCAATCTGGACGGCCGCAAGGAAATCCTCGGCATGTGGCTGTCGGAAAACGAGAGCGCCAGTTTTTGGACGACGATCTGCAACGAGTTGAAAAATCGGGGTGTGGAAGATATTTTGATTGCCTGCCGTGACAACCTTTCCGGCTTTTCCACCGCCATTGAGACGGTGTTCCCCAAAACCGAGCAGCAACTGTGCGTGATTCATCAAATCCGCAACTCCACAAAGTATGTACCCTACAAGGATATCAAGCCGGTTATGGCGGATTTGAAATTAGTCTATGCAGCGCCGACACAAGACGACGCGGAGTATCGTCTGGAGGAATTTCGTGAGAAATGGGGCAAGAAATACCCACAGATTGTAAAGTCCTGGGAGGCGAACTGGACGGAGCTGTCCACCTATTTCAAGTACCCGCAGGAGGTCCGGACACTGATTTACACCACCAACGCAGTGGAAGGTTTTCATCGGATGCTGCGCA is a window of Sporomusaceae bacterium ACPt DNA encoding:
- a CDS encoding IS256 family transposase ISPeth4, which translates into the protein MTQLNEKEIQLVALLSEECTTPAELTAKLKNLFAGALEKMLEAEMDEHLGYEKNSVLGNNSGNSRNGYGKKTIKSEWGESEISVPRDRNGTFEPRIIEKRQTRTDDIEARILAMYAKGMSNRDIEDHLRDIYGVEASASLISRITDKIMPAVMEWQSRPLDPVYPIVFLDGIVFKVRKDSRVVNKCLYSVLGINLDGRKEILGMWLSENESASFWTTICNELKNRGVEDILIACRDNLSGFSTAIETVFPKTEQQLCVIHQIRNSTKYVPYKDIKPVMADLKLVYAAPTQDDAEYRLEEFREKWGKKYPQIVKSWEANWTELSTYFKYPQEVRTLIYTTNAVEGFHRMLRKYTKTKTVYPTDDAVKKSVFLSIQEISKKWSMPIRDWGIIIGQLMIFFEDRLQARKVS